One Fusobacterium nucleatum genomic window carries:
- a CDS encoding Crp/Fnr family transcriptional regulator — MIETLKETVVFNGIDEKTIKNILEKTKYEIKKYSPNESIAFRGDEVKGLYIILKGTLTTEMLTEEGNVIKIEELGSSDVIASAFIFGKKNSFPVDLIVKDEAEILFVERKEFLKILFSKEKILENFLNEVSNKTQLLTSKIWNSFNNKTIKKKFCDYVKKNQKNDLFSIQSLGALAEYFGVERPSLSRVLSDLVKDEKLERIGRNKYKILDKDFFEI; from the coding sequence ATGATAGAAACTTTAAAAGAAACAGTTGTCTTTAATGGTATAGATGAAAAAACTATAAAAAATATTTTAGAAAAAACCAAGTATGAAATAAAAAAATATTCTCCTAATGAGTCAATAGCTTTTAGAGGTGATGAAGTAAAAGGACTCTATATAATTTTAAAAGGTACTTTAACTACTGAAATGCTTACAGAAGAGGGTAATGTCATAAAGATTGAAGAGTTAGGTTCAAGTGATGTAATAGCATCAGCTTTTATATTTGGTAAAAAGAATAGTTTTCCTGTTGATTTAATAGTAAAGGATGAGGCAGAGATACTCTTTGTAGAAAGAAAAGAATTTTTAAAAATATTATTTTCAAAAGAAAAAATTTTAGAAAATTTCTTAAATGAAGTTTCAAATAAAACCCAACTTTTAACAAGTAAGATTTGGAATAGTTTTAATAATAAAACTATAAAGAAAAAATTCTGTGACTATGTAAAGAAAAATCAAAAAAATGATTTATTTTCTATACAAAGTTTAGGAGCATTAGCAGAATATTTTGGAGTAGAAAGACCATCTCTTTCAAGAGTTTTGAGTGATTTAGTAAAGGATGAAAAATTAGAAAGAATAGGTAGAAATAAATATAAGATATTGGATAAAGATTTTTTTGAAATTTAA
- a CDS encoding DUF523 domain-containing protein has translation MKKKIKVLISACLLGDNVKYSGGNNLTPELVTLLEKYNVDIVKICPECFAGLPIPRLPSEIKEGKVYSKDGRDITEEFLDGAEKTYEVVERKQADFAILKERSPSCGSSYIYDGSFSGKVIQGQGFTTRKLNEKNIIVFSEENLEEIEKYLQELSK, from the coding sequence ATGAAAAAGAAAATTAAAGTCCTTATTAGTGCTTGTTTATTGGGAGATAATGTGAAGTATTCTGGTGGAAATAATCTTACACCAGAACTTGTAACATTGTTAGAGAAATATAATGTGGATATTGTAAAAATTTGCCCTGAATGTTTTGCAGGTTTGCCTATTCCAAGACTACCATCAGAAATTAAAGAAGGTAAGGTTTATAGTAAAGATGGTAGGGATATAACAGAAGAATTTTTAGATGGTGCAGAAAAAACTTATGAAGTAGTAGAGAGAAAACAAGCTGATTTTGCTATTTTAAAAGAAAGAAGTCCCTCTTGTGGAAGTTCATATATCTATGATGGAAGTTTTTCAGGAAAGGTTATTCAAGGACAAGGATTTACAACAAGAAAATTAAATGAAAAAAATATTATAGTTTTTTCTGAAGAAAATTTAGAAGAGATTGAAAAATATTTACAAGAATTAAGTAAGTAA
- a CDS encoding leucyl aminopeptidase: protein MSFQCVKKYEDSYDKYVLLATSRKIVLPDYLDKESKKLAETVIKKNKFTAEASKSISMTLVNKKKVMDFIIVGLGENKKLDAKNIRQYLFDGLKNITGKVLVSFDDKNLDNMDIIAEVVEHINYKFDKYFSKKKEEFLEVSYLTDKKAPNLIEGYELAKISNIVKDLVNEQAEVLNPKELADRATKLGKEFGFEVEILDEKKAQKLGMTAYLAVARAAHHRPYVIVMRYKGDTKSKYTYGLVGKGLTYDTGGLSLKPTESMLTMRCDMGGAATMIGAMCSIAKMKLKKNVTCVVAACENSIGPNAYRPGDILTAMNGKTIEVTNTDAEGRLTLADALTYIVRKEKVNEVIDAATLTGAVMVALGEDVTGVFTNDDKMARKIIDASENWNEYFWQMPMFDIFKKNLKSPYADMQNTGVRWGGSTNAAKFLEEFIDDTKWVHLDIAGTAWASGANPYYCQKGATGQVFRTVYSYIKDSKN from the coding sequence ATGAGTTTTCAATGTGTGAAAAAATATGAAGATAGCTATGATAAATATGTACTTCTAGCTACTTCTAGAAAAATTGTACTACCAGATTATTTAGATAAAGAAAGCAAAAAACTTGCTGAAACAGTTATCAAAAAAAATAAATTTACTGCAGAAGCTTCTAAATCAATCTCTATGACTCTTGTTAATAAGAAAAAAGTAATGGATTTTATTATTGTAGGTTTAGGCGAAAATAAAAAATTAGATGCTAAAAATATAAGACAATATCTTTTTGATGGTTTAAAAAATATTACTGGAAAAGTTCTTGTAAGTTTTGATGATAAAAACTTAGATAATATGGATATTATTGCAGAAGTAGTTGAACATATAAACTATAAATTTGATAAATATTTTTCAAAGAAAAAAGAAGAATTTTTAGAAGTTTCTTACTTAACTGATAAAAAAGCACCAAATTTAATAGAAGGATACGAACTTGCTAAAATTTCTAATATTGTTAAAGATTTAGTAAATGAACAAGCAGAAGTATTAAATCCAAAAGAACTTGCTGATAGAGCAACTAAATTAGGAAAAGAATTTGGTTTTGAAGTTGAAATATTAGATGAAAAGAAAGCTCAAAAACTAGGAATGACTGCATATCTTGCTGTTGCAAGAGCTGCTCATCATAGACCTTATGTTATTGTTATGAGATATAAAGGAGATACTAAATCTAAATATACTTATGGACTTGTAGGAAAAGGGCTTACTTATGATACAGGAGGATTATCATTAAAACCTACTGAAAGTATGCTTACTATGAGATGTGATATGGGTGGAGCTGCAACTATGATAGGAGCTATGTGCTCTATTGCTAAAATGAAACTTAAAAAGAATGTAACTTGTGTTGTAGCTGCTTGTGAAAATTCAATAGGACCAAATGCTTATAGACCTGGTGATATCTTAACTGCTATGAATGGAAAAACAATAGAAGTTACTAATACAGATGCTGAAGGAAGATTAACTTTAGCTGATGCTTTAACTTACATAGTTAGAAAAGAAAAAGTTAATGAAGTTATAGATGCTGCTACTTTAACAGGAGCTGTTATGGTTGCTCTTGGTGAAGATGTTACAGGAGTATTTACTAATGATGATAAAATGGCAAGAAAAATTATAGATGCTTCTGAAAATTGGAATGAATATTTCTGGCAAATGCCAATGTTTGATATATTTAAGAAAAATCTAAAGTCTCCTTATGCTGATATGCAAAATACTGGTGTAAGATGGGGTGGTTCTACAAATGCTGCTAAATTCTTAGAAGAATTTATAGATGACACAAAATGGGTACATTTAGATATAGCTGGTACTGCTTGGGCAAGTGGAGCTAACCCTTATTATTGTCAAAAAGGTGCAACAGGACAAGTATTTAGAACTGTTTACTCTTATATAAAAGATAGTAAAAACTAA
- a CDS encoding metallophosphoesterase → MRTLLLLRGIQASGKSTWIKENNLEPYTLSADNIRLNIANPVLLEDGSYEISQKYNKVTWELLYKYLEIRMQNGDFTIIDATHSDIKLMNKYRDLANTYKYTMYCLEFDVSLEEALKRNRERDNYKYVPERVIERTYETIKNNEKLPSGLKKINSIDEIINFYTADVNEYKKVIIIGDIHSCAEPLKKVLKDFNEETLYIFVGDYFDRGIQPVETLKIILDLLEKPNVILIEGNHEEKSMKKFIYDEEKYTKSFEETTLLPLLKEYDVDYVRASLKKIYKKLRQCFAFEFRGKKFLCTHGGLPLVPKLTLVSAKEMIHGVGKYETEIGEIYSENYKKGLCQDFIQVHGHRGINDGEYSYCLEARVEFGGELKVLTIDNDGNIEKTGIKNDIYNRGLKLPMSGTREKVEFNTANELINEMIGHKFITVKECDYNLISLNFNREAFNKKKWNDLTIKARGLFVDKDSGEVKIRSYNKFFNFGERHVNLGYLNKYATYPIRVFKKYNGFLGLASVVNNEVVLTSKSVTSGKYKDIFQNIWDKVESEVRELLKKTMIENNCTAVFEVVSPEYDPHIIKYDKEHLYLLDFIENKLDLDTHNIDLEFSENLMKKVEFSSDLLTKKEELTRLENYDELYNFLHEKTMSLEEFEGYVLCDNSGFMFKFKLPYYILWKERRGWLERYRSALAKGKKVEVTEKDEHRHFKKFLLKLGKDKLEGLSIIDVRELYEKEN, encoded by the coding sequence ATGAGAACATTATTATTATTAAGAGGAATACAAGCAAGTGGGAAGTCCACTTGGATAAAAGAAAATAACTTAGAACCATATACATTAAGTGCTGATAATATAAGATTAAATATAGCAAACCCTGTTTTACTTGAAGATGGTTCTTATGAAATTAGTCAAAAATATAATAAAGTAACTTGGGAATTATTATATAAATATTTAGAAATAAGAATGCAAAATGGTGATTTTACAATAATAGATGCTACACATTCTGATATTAAACTTATGAATAAATATAGAGATTTAGCAAATACATACAAATATACTATGTACTGTTTAGAGTTTGATGTCTCTTTAGAAGAAGCTTTAAAGAGAAATAGGGAAAGAGATAACTATAAATATGTACCTGAAAGAGTTATAGAGAGAACTTATGAAACTATTAAAAATAATGAAAAATTACCAAGTGGTTTAAAGAAAATAAATTCAATAGATGAAATAATAAATTTCTATACTGCTGATGTAAATGAATATAAAAAAGTTATAATTATTGGAGATATACACTCTTGCGCAGAACCATTAAAAAAAGTTTTAAAAGATTTTAATGAAGAAACTCTTTATATTTTTGTTGGAGATTACTTTGACAGAGGAATACAGCCAGTTGAAACTTTAAAAATAATATTAGATTTATTAGAAAAACCTAATGTTATTTTAATTGAAGGAAATCATGAAGAAAAGAGTATGAAAAAATTCATCTATGATGAAGAAAAATATACAAAATCTTTTGAAGAAACAACTTTGTTACCTCTTTTAAAAGAATATGATGTAGACTATGTAAGGGCTTCTTTAAAGAAAATATATAAAAAGCTAAGACAATGTTTTGCTTTTGAATTCAGAGGTAAAAAATTTTTATGTACCCATGGAGGTTTACCACTTGTTCCAAAATTAACTTTGGTTTCAGCTAAAGAAATGATACATGGAGTTGGAAAATATGAAACTGAAATAGGAGAAATTTACTCTGAAAACTATAAGAAAGGTTTATGTCAAGATTTTATACAAGTTCATGGACATAGAGGTATAAATGATGGAGAATATTCATATTGTCTTGAAGCTAGAGTTGAATTTGGTGGAGAATTAAAGGTTTTAACTATTGATAATGATGGAAATATTGAAAAAACTGGAATAAAAAATGATATATATAATAGAGGTTTAAAACTACCAATGTCAGGTACTAGAGAAAAAGTTGAATTCAATACTGCAAATGAGCTTATTAATGAAATGATAGGACATAAATTTATAACAGTTAAGGAATGTGATTATAACTTAATTTCATTAAATTTCAATAGAGAAGCATTTAATAAGAAAAAATGGAATGATTTAACAATAAAGGCAAGAGGGCTATTTGTAGATAAAGACAGTGGAGAAGTTAAAATCAGAAGTTATAATAAATTTTTTAACTTTGGAGAAAGACATGTAAATTTAGGTTACTTAAATAAATATGCAACTTACCCAATTAGAGTATTTAAAAAATATAATGGCTTCTTAGGTTTAGCCTCTGTTGTAAATAATGAAGTTGTGCTTACTTCAAAATCAGTAACTTCTGGAAAGTATAAAGATATTTTCCAAAATATTTGGGATAAGGTGGAAAGTGAGGTAAGAGAATTATTAAAGAAAACTATGATAGAAAATAATTGTACAGCCGTTTTTGAAGTAGTTTCTCCTGAATATGACCCTCATATAATAAAATATGATAAAGAGCACCTATATTTATTAGATTTTATTGAAAATAAATTAGATTTAGATACTCATAATATAGATTTAGAGTTTTCTGAAAATCTAATGAAAAAAGTTGAATTTTCTTCTGATTTACTTACTAAAAAAGAAGAACTTACAAGATTAGAAAACTATGATGAGCTGTATAATTTTTTACATGAAAAAACAATGAGTTTAGAAGAATTTGAAGGTTATGTATTATGTGATAATTCTGGTTTCATGTTTAAATTTAAATTACCTTACTATATTTTATGGAAAGAAAGAAGAGGCTGGCTTGAAAGATATCGTTCAGCTTTAGCTAAAGGAAAAAAGGTTGAAGTAACTGAAAAAGATGAACATAGACATTTCAAAAAATTTCTTTTAAAATTAGGTAAGGATAAATTAGAAGGATTAAGTATAATAGATGTAAGGGAGCTATATGAAAAAGAAAATTAA
- a CDS encoding cytidine/deoxycytidylate deaminase family protein, with protein sequence MRENYINWDSYFMGVAILSSMRSKDPNTQVGACIVNEDKRIVGVGYNGLPKGCDDKEFPWERDGEFLNTKYPYVCHAELNAILNSIKSLKDCIIYVALFPCHECTKAIIQSGIKEIVYLSDKYTNTDSNRASKKMLDAAGVKHRRFEPDIEKLEINFANIE encoded by the coding sequence ATGAGAGAAAATTATATAAATTGGGATAGTTATTTTATGGGAGTAGCGATTTTATCTTCTATGAGAAGTAAGGATCCTAATACACAGGTTGGAGCTTGTATAGTTAATGAGGATAAGAGAATAGTTGGAGTGGGCTATAATGGTCTACCAAAAGGCTGTGATGATAAAGAATTTCCTTGGGAAAGAGATGGAGAATTTTTAAATACAAAGTATCCTTATGTTTGCCATGCAGAATTAAATGCTATATTAAATAGTATAAAATCTTTAAAAGATTGTATTATTTATGTGGCACTTTTTCCTTGCCATGAATGTACTAAGGCTATTATTCAAAGTGGTATAAAAGAAATTGTATATTTATCTGATAAATATACAAATACTGATTCTAATAGAGCTTCAAAAAAAATGTTAGATGCGGCAGGTGTAAAACATAGAAGGTTTGAACCAGATATAGAAAAGTTAGAAATAAATTTTGCTAATATTGAATAG
- a CDS encoding IMPACT family protein codes for MEKLKTIKKECKIEFEEKKSKFISYVKPVFSKEEAEEYIRHIKNLHSDATHNCSAYKINNNGLEFFKVDDDGEPSGTAGKPMGDIINYMEVTNLVVIATRYFGGIKLGAGGLVRNYAKTAKLAITEAEIVDFIDKKDLIFEIPYERLGEVEKLLKDYDAEIIDKSFLEKIIFKVRINKDFYDNLENYPFINLLDI; via the coding sequence ATGGAAAAATTAAAAACTATAAAAAAAGAATGTAAAATAGAGTTTGAAGAAAAAAAATCAAAATTTATTAGTTATGTAAAGCCTGTATTTTCAAAAGAAGAAGCTGAGGAGTATATAAGGCATATTAAAAATCTTCATTCAGATGCAACTCATAACTGTTCAGCCTATAAAATAAATAATAATGGCTTAGAATTTTTTAAGGTTGATGATGATGGTGAGCCGAGTGGAACAGCTGGTAAACCTATGGGAGATATAATTAACTATATGGAAGTAACTAATTTAGTTGTAATTGCTACAAGATATTTTGGTGGAATAAAATTAGGTGCTGGGGGCTTAGTTAGAAATTATGCTAAGACTGCTAAACTTGCTATAACTGAAGCTGAAATTGTTGATTTTATTGATAAGAAAGATTTAATTTTTGAAATTCCCTATGAAAGATTAGGCGAGGTTGAAAAACTCCTAAAAGACTATGATGCTGAAATTATTGATAAATCATTTTTAGAAAAAATAATTTTTAAGGTTAGAATAAATAAAGATTTCTATGATAATTTAGAAAATTATCCATTTATTAATTTATTAGATATTTAA
- a CDS encoding PTS transporter subunit IIC yields the protein MKKFFIKSLNGMAFGLFSSLIVGLILKQIGTLFNIEFLIYLGGFSQLLMGAGIGVGVAYALESPVLILISSAITGMYGAGSINFVDGQAILKVGEPMGAYFSVIFGLLISKQIAGKTKFDIILLPMTTIIFGCLLGKFFAPYISAVISEIGVIVNKTTELRPILMGLTMSVIMGIILTLPISSAAIGISLGLSGLAAGASLTGCCCQMIGFAVMSYDDNDLGTVFSIGFGTSMIQIPNIIKNPIIWIPPIASSAILGVLSTTVFKLSSNSIASGMGTSGLVGQIASFSVNGMSYLPTMIILHFILPAILTFIIYKVLKKKGLIKAGDLKI from the coding sequence ATGAAAAAGTTTTTTATTAAGAGTTTAAATGGTATGGCATTTGGTTTATTTTCATCACTAATTGTTGGACTTATTTTAAAACAGATTGGAACTCTTTTTAATATAGAGTTTTTAATATATTTAGGAGGCTTTTCACAACTTTTAATGGGTGCAGGAATAGGAGTTGGAGTTGCTTATGCTTTAGAATCTCCTGTTTTGATATTAATATCTTCTGCTATAACAGGAATGTATGGTGCAGGAAGTATTAACTTTGTAGATGGACAAGCTATTTTAAAAGTTGGGGAACCAATGGGAGCTTATTTTTCTGTTATCTTTGGACTACTTATTTCAAAACAAATAGCGGGAAAAACGAAATTTGATATAATACTTTTACCTATGACTACCATTATTTTTGGTTGTTTACTTGGAAAATTCTTTGCCCCATATATTTCTGCCGTTATTTCTGAAATTGGAGTTATTGTAAATAAAACAACAGAACTTAGACCTATTTTAATGGGACTTACTATGTCTGTAATTATGGGAATAATTTTGACATTACCAATAAGTTCTGCTGCAATAGGAATTTCATTAGGATTAAGTGGACTTGCAGCTGGGGCATCTTTAACTGGTTGTTGTTGTCAAATGATAGGTTTTGCTGTGATGTCTTATGACGATAATGATTTAGGAACTGTGTTTTCAATAGGTTTTGGTACTTCTATGATACAAATTCCAAATATAATTAAGAACCCTATTATATGGATACCTCCAATAGCTTCTAGTGCTATTTTAGGTGTACTTTCTACAACAGTTTTTAAATTGTCTTCAAATAGTATTGCTTCTGGTATGGGAACAAGTGGACTTGTTGGACAGATTGCTTCATTTTCTGTAAATGGAATGTCTTATTTACCAACTATGATAATTTTACACTTCATATTACCAGCAATTTTAACTTTTATTATTTATAAAGTATTAAAGAAAAAAGGACTTATAAAAGCAGGAGATTTAAAAATATAA
- a CDS encoding helix-turn-helix transcriptional regulator — protein sequence MSKMDKNKKYNCFFEFTLDIVGGKWKPIILYYININSVARHSELKRFIPSINERMLTRQLRELEEDNLIERKIYPIVPPKVEYTLTEYGKSLIPILKSLVLWGKDYAKAIKFNNFKMDFPKN from the coding sequence GTGAGTAAAATGGATAAAAATAAAAAATATAATTGTTTTTTTGAATTTACATTGGATATAGTTGGTGGGAAATGGAAACCAATTATTTTATATTATATAAATATTAATTCTGTGGCTCGTCATAGTGAATTAAAAAGATTTATTCCATCTATAAATGAAAGAATGCTTACTAGACAATTAAGAGAATTAGAAGAGGATAATCTAATAGAAAGAAAAATCTATCCCATAGTTCCTCCAAAGGTAGAATACACTCTCACAGAATATGGAAAAAGCTTAATTCCTATATTAAAATCTCTTGTATTATGGGGAAAAGATTATGCAAAAGCTATAAAATTTAATAATTTTAAAATGGATTTTCCAAAAAATTAA
- a CDS encoding FAD-dependent oxidoreductase, protein MKKVLIVGGVAGGASTATRLRRLDENLEIVIFEKGEYVSFANCGLPYHIGGVIENRESLLVQTPESLNARFNLDVRINSEVIEVSGKDKKVKVKTKNGEEYEENFDFLVLAPGAKPIFPAIKGIENKKIFALRNINDMDKIKSEIKNNTVKKAVVVGGGYVGVETAENLKYLGIDTSLIEAAPHILAPFDSEISNILEYELVNNGINLLTSEKVVEFQEDGNEIIIKLESGKSVATDMVILSIGVSPDTKFLQNSGINLGERGHILVNEKLETNIDGIYALGDSIIVKNYITNQDVTIPLAGPANRQGRIVAGNIVGRNEKYKGSLGTAIIKIFELTGASTGLNERALKQSNISYEKIYLHPNNHVAYYPGATPITIKVLYNKENREILGAQAVGISGVDKFIDVIATSIKFRATINDLAELELAYAPAFLSAKSPANMAGFIGQNIEDALLEQVFIEDLEKYNEKETIILDVREELELISGSFKNSINIPLSELRKRYTELPKDKEIWTYCAVGLRGYIAARFLSQNGYKVKNIAGGIKIEEKVLIKTEEEENLLNKENVDFKVEKEEDYLDLSGLSCPGPLVKIKEKIDKLGESEKLKVKVSDPGFYNDIQAWSKVTKNSLLSLNKKDGIIYATLQKGQTSKVAVKEQENVVIEDNSNMTMVVFSGDLDKAIAAFIIANGALTMGKKVTMFFTFWGLSILKKKNLSKKSFIEKMFAIMLPKNSQDLPVSKMNFFGIGAKMIRSVMKKKNIMSLEELMKKAKEAGVNITACTMSMDVMGISKEELIDGINYGGVAQYLGEAEKSNNNLFI, encoded by the coding sequence ATGAAAAAAGTACTTATAGTTGGTGGAGTTGCAGGAGGAGCCTCTACTGCCACAAGACTTAGAAGATTAGATGAAAATTTAGAAATAGTTATATTTGAAAAAGGAGAATATGTTTCCTTTGCTAATTGTGGATTACCTTATCATATAGGTGGTGTAATAGAAAATAGAGAAAGTCTTTTAGTTCAAACCCCTGAAAGTCTTAATGCTAGATTTAATTTAGATGTAAGAATAAATAGTGAAGTAATTGAAGTTAGTGGAAAAGATAAAAAAGTGAAAGTTAAAACTAAAAATGGAGAAGAATACGAAGAAAATTTTGATTTTTTAGTTTTAGCTCCTGGGGCAAAACCAATTTTTCCAGCTATAAAGGGAATAGAAAATAAAAAAATATTTGCATTAAGAAATATAAATGATATGGATAAGATAAAATCTGAAATTAAAAATAATACTGTAAAAAAAGCAGTAGTTGTTGGTGGAGGTTATGTAGGAGTTGAAACTGCTGAGAATTTAAAATATTTAGGAATAGATACAAGTTTAATTGAAGCAGCACCTCATATTTTGGCTCCATTTGACAGTGAGATTTCAAATATTTTAGAATATGAACTTGTAAATAATGGAATTAACCTTTTAACATCAGAAAAAGTAGTTGAATTTCAAGAAGATGGAAATGAAATTATTATTAAACTTGAAAGTGGAAAATCTGTTGCAACAGATATGGTTATATTATCAATAGGAGTTAGCCCAGATACTAAGTTCTTACAAAATTCTGGAATTAATTTAGGAGAAAGAGGACATATTCTTGTCAATGAAAAATTAGAAACTAATATAGATGGAATATATGCTTTAGGAGATAGTATAATTGTAAAAAATTATATAACAAATCAAGATGTTACAATTCCACTTGCAGGTCCAGCTAATAGACAGGGAAGAATAGTTGCAGGAAATATAGTGGGAAGAAATGAAAAATATAAAGGAAGTTTGGGAACAGCAATTATCAAAATATTTGAATTGACAGGTGCTTCAACTGGATTAAATGAAAGAGCTTTAAAACAATCAAATATATCTTATGAAAAAATATATTTACACCCAAATAACCATGTAGCCTATTATCCAGGAGCAACACCTATAACTATAAAGGTACTTTATAATAAGGAAAATAGAGAAATATTAGGTGCTCAAGCTGTCGGAATAAGTGGAGTGGATAAGTTTATAGATGTTATAGCAACAAGTATAAAATTTAGAGCTACAATAAATGACTTAGCTGAATTGGAACTTGCTTATGCTCCAGCTTTTCTATCAGCAAAATCACCTGCTAATATGGCTGGTTTCATTGGACAAAATATAGAAGATGCTTTATTAGAACAAGTATTTATTGAGGATTTAGAAAAGTATAATGAAAAAGAAACTATAATTTTAGATGTGAGAGAAGAATTAGAATTAATAAGTGGAAGCTTCAAAAATAGTATCAATATTCCTTTAAGTGAGCTTAGAAAAAGATATACTGAACTTCCAAAGGATAAAGAAATTTGGACATATTGTGCTGTTGGATTGAGAGGATATATAGCAGCAAGATTTTTAAGTCAAAATGGTTATAAAGTAAAAAATATAGCTGGTGGAATAAAAATTGAAGAAAAAGTACTTATTAAAACAGAGGAAGAAGAAAATCTTTTAAATAAAGAAAATGTTGATTTCAAAGTTGAAAAAGAAGAAGACTATCTAGATTTATCAGGGCTTTCTTGTCCTGGACCACTTGTAAAAATAAAAGAAAAAATTGATAAATTAGGAGAAAGTGAAAAATTAAAAGTAAAAGTATCAGACCCAGGTTTCTATAATGATATTCAGGCTTGGAGTAAAGTTACAAAAAATTCTCTTTTATCTTTGAATAAAAAAGATGGAATAATCTATGCTACTCTTCAAAAAGGGCAAACTTCAAAAGTTGCAGTAAAAGAACAAGAAAATGTAGTAATTGAAGATAATTCAAATATGACAATGGTAGTTTTTAGTGGAGATTTGGATAAGGCAATAGCAGCATTTATAATAGCTAATGGAGCTCTTACTATGGGTAAAAAAGTAACAATGTTCTTTACTTTCTGGGGCTTGTCTATTCTAAAGAAGAAGAATTTATCTAAAAAAAGTTTTATAGAAAAAATGTTTGCTATAATGTTACCTAAAAATAGCCAAGATTTACCAGTATCAAAGATGAATTTCTTTGGAATAGGTGCTAAAATGATAAGAAGTGTTATGAAGAAAAAGAATATTATGTCCTTGGAAGAATTGATGAAAAAAGCTAAAGAGGCAGGTGTAAATATTACAGCTTGTACTATGTCTATGGATGTTATGGGTATAAGTAAAGAAGAATTAATAGATGGTATAAATTATGGTGGAGTGGCGCAATATTTAGGAGAAGCTGAAAAATCAAATAATAATTTATTTATTTAA